Part of the Desulfurococcaceae archaeon genome is shown below.
ATATCTACCGCCAGAATACACCACTGTAGGGGTATTAGTGAACGTGAAGCACTTGAACCCGGCACCAGTAGGCTCTACTATAAGGGTTGAATCCAAGCTAGTAGCGCGTGAAGGTAGAAGACTTGTGTTCGAAGTCAAGGCACTATTAAAGGAAACCTTAATAGGTGAGGGCATACATGAGCGCTTCATTGTTCACGGGAAACGATTTATTGAAAGAGCTAAGAAAATCTTCGAGCAATCCGGCTAGACCGTGTCGTGGATCGTCCCGGCTGGAACGACCGATCCGGAACGCCGTACCCGATTGTTCTAAACTGTTTCAACGCGCAGTTCGCGTTGTCCCTTATTTTTAACTACTGCAAATTAGCAACATGGGTGTGAAATATGAAGTACATGGGTTTACTAGCCATAGCTCTGCTGGCAACGCTGCTGATCACGCCAATATCAGCTGTTATTGTAGCTCAAGAGGTGCCTTCCGAGGGGGCTAGGAACATGCCCGAGATCGAAACAGCGGGGCGTTGGGGTAAACTGAAAATAGGC
Proteins encoded:
- a CDS encoding thioesterase family protein: MNTFRLLGDVDVSGRDFDIPLNTVCVEEYTVKDEHAAKHVGTGDVAVLSTPSMIAFMEKTSMACVQQYLPPEYTTVGVLVNVKHLNPAPVGSTIRVESKLVAREGRRLVFEVKALLKETLIGEGIHERFIVHGKRFIERAKKIFEQSG